A genomic window from Euwallacea fornicatus isolate EFF26 chromosome 30, ASM4011564v1, whole genome shotgun sequence includes:
- the LOC136348030 gene encoding protein ST7 homolog isoform X3, with protein sequence MSANHISPWISGEYKEDTSNNPLTSHSMLPECKVWRNPLSLYRGAEYERFHRATNKDPLTYYDMNLSAQDHQTFFTCEVDAGKAEYEIMQTAWRERNPQVRVKAAHSALEKNPDCATAYILLAEEEAPTITEAEKILKQAYKVAEANYRKSQALQHQGSLMEAQHRRDTNVLIYVKRRLAMCARRLGKLKEAVKMFRDLTKEVPPIMNVLNIHENLIEALLQMQAYADVQAVLAKYDDISLPKSATICYTAALLKARNVADKFSPDVASKRGLSNAELQAVEAIHRAVEFNPHVPKYLLEMKPLILPPEHILKRGDSEALSYSFFHLQHWKAIDGALNLLHCTWEGTFRMLPYPLERGHLFYPYPTCTECADRELLPTFHQVSVYPKKELPFFIIFTAGLCSFTALLALLTHQYPDLMGAIAKTVLTWISLPIFYLYEKMESVVPPNLWQQVIRI encoded by the exons ATGTCTGCAAACCACATCAGCCCCTGGATAAGCGGAGAGTACAAGGAAGATACATCCAACAACCCCCTGACATCACACTCTATGTTGCCTGAATGTAAAGTGTGGAGAAATCCCCTTAGTTTGTATCGAGGGGCTGAGTATGAAAGGTTTCACAGGGCAACCAATAAAGATCCCTTAACATACTATGACATGAATTTGTCAGCTCAAGATCATCAGACATTCTTTACATGTGAAGTTGATGCTG GAAAAGCTGAGTATGAGATAATGCAGACTGCATGGAGGGAAAGAAACCCACAAGTGCGAGTCAAAGCAGCACACAGTGCTCTTGAAAAAAACCCCGATTGTGCCACTGCTTATATCCTTTTAGCAGAGGAGGAAGCCCCTACTATAACAGAGGCCGAAAAGATACTTAAGCAAGCTTATAAAGTAGCTGAAGCAAACTACAGGAAGTCTCAAGCATTACAGCATCAAGGAAGTCTTATGGAGGCTCAGCACAGAAGAGATACAAATGTTTTGATTTATGTTAAAAGGCGGCTGGCGATGTGTGCGAGGCGGCTGGGAAAACTTAAGGAGGCTGTTAAAATGTTCAGAGACTTAACTAAGGAGGTACCACCTATTATGAATGTTTTGAACATTCATGAGAATCTTATTGAGGCCCTGCTGCAGATGCAGGCCTATGCTGATGTGCAGGCTGTGCTGGCTAAGTATGATGATATTTCCCTGCCCAAATCTGCTACTATATGTTATACTGCTGCGCTGCTCAAAGCCAG AAATGTGGCAGATAAATTTTCTCCAGACGTGGCAAGTAAGCGCGGCCTAAGCAATGCAGAGCTACAAGCTGTGGAGGCCATTCATCGAGCAGTTGAATTCAACCCTCATGTCCCCAAATACCTTTTAGAAATGAAGCCCTTAATACTGCCTCCTGAGCACATCCTTAAAAGAGGAGATTCGGAGGCGCTATCCTACAGTTTTTTCCACTTACAACATTGGAAAGCCATCGATGGAGCTTTGAATTTGCTTCACTGTACTTGGGAGGGCACTTTCCGCATGCTTCCCTACCCCCTAGAAAGAGGACACCTCTTCTATCCTTATCCAACATGCACAGAGTGCGCAGATAGAGAACTGTTGCCTACGTTCCACCAGGTTTCTGTTTACCCTAAGAAAGAACTGccgtttttcattattttcactGCCGGGTTGTGTTCGTTTACCGCCTTGCTGGCTCTTCTGACTCACCAGTACCCAGATCTAATGGGTGCAATAGCCAAAACCGTTTTAACATGGATTTCCTTGCCAATTTTCTATTTGTACGAGAAGATGGAAAGTGTGGTGCCGCCTAATTTGTGGCAGCAAGTAATACGGATTTAA
- the LOC136348030 gene encoding protein ST7 homolog isoform X1 has translation MWDSSMFLSNLTPKFYVALTGTSSLISGLILIFEWWYYRKYGTSFIEHMSANHISPWISGEYKEDTSNNPLTSHSMLPECKVWRNPLSLYRGAEYERFHRATNKDPLTYYDMNLSAQDHQTFFTCEVDAGKAEYEIMQTAWRERNPQVRVKAAHSALEKNPDCATAYILLAEEEAPTITEAEKILKQAYKVAEANYRKSQALQHQGSLMEAQHRRDTNVLIYVKRRLAMCARRLGKLKEAVKMFRDLTKEVPPIMNVLNIHENLIEALLQMQAYADVQAVLAKYDDISLPKSATICYTAALLKARNVADKFSPDVASKRGLSNAELQAVEAIHRAVEFNPHVPKYLLEMKPLILPPEHILKRGDSEALSYSFFHLQHWKAIDGALNLLHCTWEGTFRMLPYPLERGHLFYPYPTCTECADRELLPTFHQVSVYPKKELPFFIIFTAGLCSFTALLALLTHQYPDLMGAIAKTVLTWISLPIFYLYEKMESVVPPNLWQQVIRI, from the exons ATGTGGGATTCCTCTATGTTTCTCAGCAATTTAACGCCGAAATTCTACGTTGCTTTAACCGGGACTTCATCCCTCATATCAGGCCTGATTCTCATTTTTGAGTGGTGGTATTACCGGAAATACGGAACTTCTTTTATTGAACAT ATGTCTGCAAACCACATCAGCCCCTGGATAAGCGGAGAGTACAAGGAAGATACATCCAACAACCCCCTGACATCACACTCTATGTTGCCTGAATGTAAAGTGTGGAGAAATCCCCTTAGTTTGTATCGAGGGGCTGAGTATGAAAGGTTTCACAGGGCAACCAATAAAGATCCCTTAACATACTATGACATGAATTTGTCAGCTCAAGATCATCAGACATTCTTTACATGTGAAGTTGATGCTG GAAAAGCTGAGTATGAGATAATGCAGACTGCATGGAGGGAAAGAAACCCACAAGTGCGAGTCAAAGCAGCACACAGTGCTCTTGAAAAAAACCCCGATTGTGCCACTGCTTATATCCTTTTAGCAGAGGAGGAAGCCCCTACTATAACAGAGGCCGAAAAGATACTTAAGCAAGCTTATAAAGTAGCTGAAGCAAACTACAGGAAGTCTCAAGCATTACAGCATCAAGGAAGTCTTATGGAGGCTCAGCACAGAAGAGATACAAATGTTTTGATTTATGTTAAAAGGCGGCTGGCGATGTGTGCGAGGCGGCTGGGAAAACTTAAGGAGGCTGTTAAAATGTTCAGAGACTTAACTAAGGAGGTACCACCTATTATGAATGTTTTGAACATTCATGAGAATCTTATTGAGGCCCTGCTGCAGATGCAGGCCTATGCTGATGTGCAGGCTGTGCTGGCTAAGTATGATGATATTTCCCTGCCCAAATCTGCTACTATATGTTATACTGCTGCGCTGCTCAAAGCCAG AAATGTGGCAGATAAATTTTCTCCAGACGTGGCAAGTAAGCGCGGCCTAAGCAATGCAGAGCTACAAGCTGTGGAGGCCATTCATCGAGCAGTTGAATTCAACCCTCATGTCCCCAAATACCTTTTAGAAATGAAGCCCTTAATACTGCCTCCTGAGCACATCCTTAAAAGAGGAGATTCGGAGGCGCTATCCTACAGTTTTTTCCACTTACAACATTGGAAAGCCATCGATGGAGCTTTGAATTTGCTTCACTGTACTTGGGAGGGCACTTTCCGCATGCTTCCCTACCCCCTAGAAAGAGGACACCTCTTCTATCCTTATCCAACATGCACAGAGTGCGCAGATAGAGAACTGTTGCCTACGTTCCACCAGGTTTCTGTTTACCCTAAGAAAGAACTGccgtttttcattattttcactGCCGGGTTGTGTTCGTTTACCGCCTTGCTGGCTCTTCTGACTCACCAGTACCCAGATCTAATGGGTGCAATAGCCAAAACCGTTTTAACATGGATTTCCTTGCCAATTTTCTATTTGTACGAGAAGATGGAAAGTGTGGTGCCGCCTAATTTGTGGCAGCAAGTAATACGGATTTAA
- the LOC136348030 gene encoding protein ST7 homolog isoform X2 — protein MWDSSMFLSNLTPKFYVALTGTSSLISGLILIFEWWYYRKYGTSFIEHMSANHISPWISGEYKEDTSNNPLTSHSMLPECKVWRNPLSLYRGAEYERFHRATNKDPLTYYDMNLSAQDHQTFFTCEVDAGKAEYEIMQTAWRERNPQVRVKAAHSALEKNPDCATAYILLAEEEAPTITEAEKILKQAYKVAEANYRKSQALQHQGSLMEAQHRRDTNVLIYVKRRLAMCARRLGKLKEAVKMFRDLTKEMQAYADVQAVLAKYDDISLPKSATICYTAALLKARNVADKFSPDVASKRGLSNAELQAVEAIHRAVEFNPHVPKYLLEMKPLILPPEHILKRGDSEALSYSFFHLQHWKAIDGALNLLHCTWEGTFRMLPYPLERGHLFYPYPTCTECADRELLPTFHQVSVYPKKELPFFIIFTAGLCSFTALLALLTHQYPDLMGAIAKTVLTWISLPIFYLYEKMESVVPPNLWQQVIRI, from the exons ATGTGGGATTCCTCTATGTTTCTCAGCAATTTAACGCCGAAATTCTACGTTGCTTTAACCGGGACTTCATCCCTCATATCAGGCCTGATTCTCATTTTTGAGTGGTGGTATTACCGGAAATACGGAACTTCTTTTATTGAACAT ATGTCTGCAAACCACATCAGCCCCTGGATAAGCGGAGAGTACAAGGAAGATACATCCAACAACCCCCTGACATCACACTCTATGTTGCCTGAATGTAAAGTGTGGAGAAATCCCCTTAGTTTGTATCGAGGGGCTGAGTATGAAAGGTTTCACAGGGCAACCAATAAAGATCCCTTAACATACTATGACATGAATTTGTCAGCTCAAGATCATCAGACATTCTTTACATGTGAAGTTGATGCTG GAAAAGCTGAGTATGAGATAATGCAGACTGCATGGAGGGAAAGAAACCCACAAGTGCGAGTCAAAGCAGCACACAGTGCTCTTGAAAAAAACCCCGATTGTGCCACTGCTTATATCCTTTTAGCAGAGGAGGAAGCCCCTACTATAACAGAGGCCGAAAAGATACTTAAGCAAGCTTATAAAGTAGCTGAAGCAAACTACAGGAAGTCTCAAGCATTACAGCATCAAGGAAGTCTTATGGAGGCTCAGCACAGAAGAGATACAAATGTTTTGATTTATGTTAAAAGGCGGCTGGCGATGTGTGCGAGGCGGCTGGGAAAACTTAAGGAGGCTGTTAAAATGTTCAGAGACTTAACTAAGGAG ATGCAGGCCTATGCTGATGTGCAGGCTGTGCTGGCTAAGTATGATGATATTTCCCTGCCCAAATCTGCTACTATATGTTATACTGCTGCGCTGCTCAAAGCCAG AAATGTGGCAGATAAATTTTCTCCAGACGTGGCAAGTAAGCGCGGCCTAAGCAATGCAGAGCTACAAGCTGTGGAGGCCATTCATCGAGCAGTTGAATTCAACCCTCATGTCCCCAAATACCTTTTAGAAATGAAGCCCTTAATACTGCCTCCTGAGCACATCCTTAAAAGAGGAGATTCGGAGGCGCTATCCTACAGTTTTTTCCACTTACAACATTGGAAAGCCATCGATGGAGCTTTGAATTTGCTTCACTGTACTTGGGAGGGCACTTTCCGCATGCTTCCCTACCCCCTAGAAAGAGGACACCTCTTCTATCCTTATCCAACATGCACAGAGTGCGCAGATAGAGAACTGTTGCCTACGTTCCACCAGGTTTCTGTTTACCCTAAGAAAGAACTGccgtttttcattattttcactGCCGGGTTGTGTTCGTTTACCGCCTTGCTGGCTCTTCTGACTCACCAGTACCCAGATCTAATGGGTGCAATAGCCAAAACCGTTTTAACATGGATTTCCTTGCCAATTTTCTATTTGTACGAGAAGATGGAAAGTGTGGTGCCGCCTAATTTGTGGCAGCAAGTAATACGGATTTAA